The nucleotide sequence GGTAGCCGGTCTTGTTCTTGTAGCGAAGGATGTCGATCTTGACGCCCTTGTGGTGGTCAACGACCTCGGCCGTGACCTTGATGCCGTCGAGCACCCACGGGTCGCTGGTGACGGCGTCGCCGTCAACCACGAGCAGAGCGGTGAGCTCGATCGTGTCGCCAACCTTGGCGGTGGGAATCTTGTCAACCTCAACGATGTCGTCGACAGCAACCTTGTGCTGACGACCACCGCTGCGCACGATGGCGTACACGGATACTCACTCTCGCTCGATACGGAACTCCTGAAGCCAGCCGCCCGCACGGGCCGGGGCCCGAGACGATCCTGAAAGGGAGAGCGGCCTCCCCCGAAGGCCCGGGAGCCGAGGGCTCCGGAATTCCGGGAGGTAGGTGCTCAGGAGTGGACGTGCATAGACACGCCGAAGGTTCAGGGTACGGGGCGCCGGTACGGGGGGTCAAACCAGCCCTCGGAGCCCCTGGGCCTGGTGCTCTC is from Streptomyces sp. NBC_00370 and encodes:
- the rplU gene encoding 50S ribosomal protein L21, translating into MYAIVRSGGRQHKVAVDDIVEVDKIPTAKVGDTIELTALLVVDGDAVTSDPWVLDGIKVTAEVVDHHKGVKIDILRYKNKTGYRRRQGHRQQYTAIKVTGIPTAAKK